In one window of Candidatus Atribacteria bacterium ADurb.Bin276 DNA:
- the araB gene encoding Ribulokinase — MAETKGPYFLGIDVGTQGLRSGIFDLRGNVVALSFYSYPEYHPRPGWAEQDPIDWWKAVQDTVRRCIYEGEVQPEDIASISVSASSCTVLPVDRFGNPKYRAIMWMDVRAFDQAARINATENPILRYAGGHESPEWMIPKALWLKENLPDIFANSDFIVECQNWVVFKLTDRWVTSLNNAICKWNYCPTEDGWPISLLRDLNFEEVLQKWPREIIPVGKPVGELTKRAAHELGLIPGIPIIQGGIDAYAAMVGLDVVHPQRLAIVIGSSTCHMALSETPIFSKGIWGPYQGAVLPDMWILEGGQSSTGSIIKWFSDNFAAQECKEASDIGESLFDVLDKIAAQVAPGSDGLIVLDNFQGNRSPYQDPLARGAVWGLSLSHTKAHVLRAMYEGTAYGTFHILEVLAQDGFDAQEMYASGGGARSKLWLQIHADVTNIPIYLTTVEEASTLGTAIYAAVGAGFYNTIPDATLKMVQISGQIYPNKENHEIYRFYYDKYIKSYFSMKDLMHEISTRVNRNQNSARSH, encoded by the coding sequence ATGGCAGAAACCAAGGGGCCTTATTTTCTTGGTATTGATGTCGGAACACAAGGTTTGAGAAGTGGAATTTTTGATTTGAGAGGAAATGTTGTTGCCCTCTCTTTTTACTCTTATCCCGAATACCATCCCCGTCCGGGATGGGCAGAACAAGATCCAATAGATTGGTGGAAAGCAGTCCAGGACACCGTTCGACGTTGTATCTATGAGGGAGAGGTCCAACCGGAGGATATTGCATCGATCAGCGTGAGTGCCAGTTCTTGTACTGTATTGCCCGTAGATCGCTTTGGAAATCCTAAATACCGAGCCATTATGTGGATGGATGTGAGAGCATTTGATCAGGCAGCGAGGATTAATGCCACTGAAAATCCAATTTTAAGATATGCGGGTGGCCATGAATCACCGGAATGGATGATTCCCAAGGCTCTTTGGCTTAAGGAGAACTTACCGGATATCTTTGCTAATTCTGATTTTATCGTTGAGTGTCAAAACTGGGTAGTTTTTAAACTCACTGATCGTTGGGTGACATCGCTGAACAATGCCATTTGTAAGTGGAACTATTGTCCAACCGAAGATGGATGGCCAATATCCCTTTTAAGAGATTTAAATTTTGAAGAAGTTCTCCAAAAATGGCCTCGAGAGATAATACCTGTGGGAAAACCAGTGGGAGAATTAACCAAACGAGCCGCCCATGAACTTGGTCTCATACCAGGGATTCCTATTATACAAGGCGGTATTGATGCTTATGCTGCCATGGTTGGGTTAGATGTCGTCCATCCTCAACGCTTAGCAATAGTGATCGGTTCCTCTACCTGTCATATGGCATTATCAGAAACACCAATATTCAGTAAAGGGATTTGGGGTCCTTACCAGGGAGCGGTTCTTCCCGATATGTGGATTTTAGAAGGCGGTCAGAGTTCTACTGGTTCGATTATTAAATGGTTTAGTGATAATTTTGCTGCTCAAGAATGTAAAGAGGCCAGTGATATTGGAGAAAGCCTGTTTGACGTATTGGATAAAATTGCTGCTCAGGTAGCACCTGGTTCTGATGGATTGATAGTTCTTGATAATTTCCAGGGGAATCGTAGCCCTTATCAAGACCCCTTAGCTCGCGGGGCGGTATGGGGTTTATCTCTTAGCCATACCAAAGCACATGTGCTGCGAGCGATGTATGAAGGGACGGCTTATGGGACCTTTCATATTCTTGAAGTATTAGCCCAAGACGGTTTTGATGCTCAGGAAATGTATGCCAGCGGTGGCGGAGCCCGAAGTAAACTTTGGTTACAGATACATGCCGATGTAACCAATATCCCGATATATTTAACCACAGTTGAAGAAGCCAGCACCTTGGGGACGGCTATTTACGCTGCAGTTGGAGCTGGTTTTTATAATACCATTCCCGATGCGACCTTGAAAATGGTACAAATCTCCGGACAGATTTACCCTAATAAGGAAAACCATGAAATCTATCGGTTTTACTATGATAAATATATTAAGAGTTATTTCTCGATGAAAGATTTGATGCACGAAATTTCTACTCGTGTCAACCGCAATCAAAATTCCGCCCGGTCTCATTAA